Genomic window (Vigna radiata var. radiata cultivar VC1973A chromosome 1, Vradiata_ver6, whole genome shotgun sequence):
aaaatagggacccaattgagaaaaagaaaaaatgagagacctaattgaaaaaagtcaccgaaaatagagactatcagaataattaaacctaatttttatttgtttttaatatttttattttttatttatttttatgattaaaatactattttgatgattttttataagtatttttattttccaactCTTTTTTATACGagtgattttattatataattgtataaaaaCGTTTTATTCACCGTCGTATAATAATTTGATGTCATTATTATCCaacataaattaaagtttaaaaaatatgaaacatttgagctaaatttaaattattattaattaaatctttaattttgtGCAACTTTGTTTCtactataatttttattagcatataaaaaatatattgcattataatgttaataaataaagtaaagagacaattgaaatatttttaaacttgacaatatatatatattttttaattttttttaattttgtcaattttgtttcattaatatttgtaaaattaaaaaatcttttgattatgataaaattttaatttacatatgtataattatgtaatattttatataaattttttcatttttatttttttctctaaatgtTTAACAtcgaagaaataaaaatgattattttattattaattatttaataatatcatattttttttctcatgattttcagtttttatttttataaaatttaattaatttatgggTAGTGACACTACCACACAAATATATTCGTTATctaatgaagaagagaatgagactgtatatatgtatgagaatacaaataaaaagaatgaaagactaatgtcaaataaatataaaaaatttgtatgttAAAGTATCATTTATCAGTGAAATATACAAATTCACAACCTAAACAAATTTTTGTGAACTTTGGGAACCAATCGACAAGTCAATGAAACTCTATTGGATGTTCTTGATATATTCTTGTACTCTTCCTTTCCTGTTGTATCCAATGCATTCTCCAAGTTAAATAAATCTCTATCTGATTCCTTGTATTTCAAAGCTTCAGTTTCATTTACAGCCTGAAAAGGACAGATTTTGAAGTATGAGAAACACTGATTTACAATGCATTATTTTGAGCAGAAAGAAATGTAGTTATCTGTACCCTTACCCCATTGTAGCAATGTAGCGTGCAATCTTTTATACCGTGTAAGTAATCTGTGATCACACACAAAAATGTGACTAAATTTGAGCAAGAACAAAACGTGTTAAGGTTCAtataatttgttgttaatataGCATTACACAAGGGTTTACTATAGCAGTACCTGAGTATGCTTTGTCCTTGAATATCAGTAAACTGCGAGGCATCAATAAAACAGAGAAAGGGTGATGATCATCAAGCCACTTATCTTTCCCAATCTCAAAATCAGAATCTTTCTCAATATCATCTTGGGAATCCTGTTTGAATCTTGCATGGGGAGTGAAGTCCATGACTACAGGAGATCCAAGTGATAGAATGGCTACTACTGGAAAATAAGCAGGTCCATCTTGATGTGGctttagaataagaaaaatcATTAGGAAATAGTTTAATACACACAAATGTACTGTAGAGCTCACTTGtgtttcaaaacatataaaaatttcaaaacagaaaacacaaaaatcaaTGATGAGATGTTACATTACATAGTTTAAAAGGAAGAACAAATGAATGGTCATAAGCAGGGTTGAGGTTCAGGACAAACCATTATGCCTTGATTATGCTGGTATTCGTTGATAAGAACATGGTTCATTGCTGATGGGAACAGCCCAGattcatcatatattttttgtgtgaGATTTGTTAACCATGGAGGCACTGTATGAGAGAGAGACTTCTGATAAGTTAGCAGCATATTtggaaaacaacacaaacaaaagtTACTTGCAGAAGACCAACCTTATTTCATTAACACAATATTATCATGTATTCTCCTCTTTGAAAGTtggtcaaattaaaaaataatcaagtgGAAAATGATGATCAATGATAACAATGCTTTGATCATcttcaattcattttcaaaaGTCAAAGCATTTTGCTCACAGAGGAGTGAAGTTCCAGAAACAGCCCCAAAAGTATACACAAAGGCAACAAACATAACACTGATGAACTAAGATGATGACAGAATCATTTAATAACTTTTAGTCTGAACAACAGGAAGTGAATCAACAGAATATACCCGAACTACCCTACTGTTTCTGGTGTGCAAATTCTTTGCATCTTGCAGCAGGTACATAAAAAAGGTAAAGCAAAAGTAACTAAACGACTGGCATAACAGTAAATCTCGGTTGTCACTTTTAGAAACTATCAAAATGCAGGTTTCTCAAGCATAGAGCATAGAGGTTTCTCATATCCAACAAAAAATCATAGCAGGTATTTGTGCAGATAGCATATCTAGATTATAAAAGAATTGCAGATTTCCTGACTTACAAACTTGAGGTAGAAGGCCCTTCTCGTGGACAACACCACCTGCAGTCAACAATCACCAGACAATTTGATAAGGAAAATTTCACTTCAAATTTGCTAAACCTTTataattcaattcatttttGACATGTGCATGCTCAAATTATTCAGAGTGTGTTTGGTATGTGGTGTCCTCTTTCCAAGGCATGTTGAACACTGACATGACTCTTAGTCATTGATATTCAACATGTCTTAGTTTATATTCAAAGTTTGACAGTAACTATTTAAAAACCCTGATTCAACCACAACCTTAAAAATTGCCTTGAATGAATACAGCGACTGGTTCTAGTATAGGTACCAATATGAATACCCGTACgataaaatttctaaaacttaaatatagAGGATATAGCATacagaaatataaaaacataaacatcaaagtattaaaataaaaaaagtgaatacCATTTTCATAATATTCTAAGTCAGGTGagcaaaaatatttaagaacTTGGCGTTATCTGTTATGCATGATCAGATACATAACCATGTATTCATACCTAATAAAAACCGGTACCAAGTACATATAGCTGGTATGGGTAACACAATGATTCATAATACATGACAATAACTGAGTAGATAAGAAAAATGACATAATCATAAATCATATCATCAACTCCCCCAAAACAGCAAAAAATAATCTGCTGGGTATTGCAATACTTATAAGGCAAGTTCAGTTCCCCAATTCACTTTTTTCTCCATGATTCATTCTTTCTCAACTCCAACCTCCCAAAAGTTTGCCAAAAAACCATTTAACTCTATATCTGTATATTCTACAAAAAAAGCatagaaaaaggaaattaaaaagtGACGAATCATACCCCAATTCTGAAGCCTTCTATTCTTTAACATCTTCCACTTTGATGCAGGGGCTTCATAAATCTAACAACAGGCAGAAACCCcatcattaaaaatatgaatatttaagGAACATTAAATAGAACAATGAGAAGCAGAATGAGAGTGAGTACTACGTTGTTTAGAAGAAGGCTTTGGTCACTGTCCGTGATGAAGTCAGGAACGTAGAAGAGAGTTGGCAAAGACCCAACTTTGTAATGACCCAAATTCTCTTTTTCCTCCATTACTCTCTGGCAAATCAAGGTTTTTCGATGTCttcaaaaagtaaataaaaagaaactttaTCACAACAGTGTGTTGGCAATAAGCATGctaaatatttaatcaattatacacATAAAGGGAAAAGGGTTTTATAGTTTGAGAGAGCGGGAAAGAGAGAACCTGCTGGGCCTGCCGGAGGTGCGGTGGCAGCGGCGGAGAGGAGATAGTCGTTCGAGTTTGGACGGTGGGTGAATTGAAGAATCTCAGCTTTACACAAatgcaacaaataaataaagatgaTAAATTATTCtccaaatatatatcttttaattatatatatcttttagttatattgataatgttttaacactgccgttttaaatatttaattaaatgatttttattatttattttaatgaaaagaattataggaatagtattttttaaagataattaacAGAGTAATTAAACCTTATTTAGTTAATTTCATCCCTATGATGTATGATTTGCGATAAAaatgatcaaaatttaaaaaattcatttttcaattacatCGTTCCTCCGACCAAACCGTTGTTAAGGTTCCATTAACAGAGCATGATTTTGCTTTCGGAGCCATGCTAAGGGTCTAACAATGGCACACAGAACCCTCTTCAGACCAACTTTCATTCTCACACTCCACAAAATGCCCATTTCAGTTTCATACCGCTCATTTCGCCCCTCTCAACAACAACCCTTTTCCTTCCTCAACGCTCACCGAATCCCACTTCCTGCAACAGCAAGAACAACCAGCAACACTCACACCCACTTATGGTGCTCTAATTTCGGCACCAATACGACAATTGAGGGTTCAGAAAAATGTTACCTTTACCTCACGGATGATGATTTGATGCGGCAGTGCGAGATGGATACCTTCAAGGCCTCAGGACCTGGTGGTCAACACCGTAACAAGCGCGAGTCCGCAGTGCGCCTCAAACACCTCCCCACAGGAATCATTGCTCAGGTTTTTCCCCTTTCCACCCTCAAAATCTCATCTTGCTTCATTTCATGTCATGGGATTGTTGTTGCATCATTTGTTGCTTGTTTAGGCTTCAGAGGACCGCTCCCAGCACAAGAACCGCGCTTCTGCGTTGAATCGCCTTCGCTCTCTTATTGCACTCAAAGGTATCCCTTTAACTGTTTGTGTTGGTAACCAGAGAGGATGTGAAGGATATATAGATAATAGGAATTAGCTAAATAAAGAGTATGCGCAGAAGGTAACATGTTGAACtgataaaagattaaaaaatgtaCATGGTGCTCTTATACATGATATATTACACTGGGCATTAACTAATCCCAACAAATTCACTATAAGTTACTTACTCTGATAGAATTTTACACTTATACTAGTTTGTTTGTATGCTGTTCCTAGTTTGATTGTTTGATTCATTCCTTGTTTCTTGTGTCACATTGCAATTTGCACGTAATGAATCAGCTGGTTGACAAAATTTTTGCGTAAGACTGCTGTGCTCAAGTTGAGTGCACTAGTTACGTGTGAGTAAACCCTCTCTCTGGCTTGTTTGATTAAGTTTTACCAAAGGACAAGCTTTTGACGTTGTTGTTCTTATCATGTGAGTCGACTGAGTTGACCTTTCAATTTTAATGGAAAAAATGAGAAATGTTTGTAATGTGCTTGGCTAAAATTGATTGGGATCCATATAATTTTGTAGGTCTCCCTTCTTATTTATTAAGATTCACTTTTGATTTTacagtttttaataattttaactaataataaagGGTTAGAAAGATCGTATTAGACATTGTATTGCTAGTACTCCTATTGGATAATAGCATAAAAAACTTGTAAGGAGTTGCAATTAAGTGCTATTGTCCTTTACTTTGGAAATCACAGTTCTTTCTGTGGATTTAAATGACTTGAAGTTTTACCGAAGTTAGGGACTAAAGAGTGGGAACATAGAGTTTCAAGAACTAGAGTGAGAGTTTACGCAAGAATTTATCTTAGTCTGAAATATATATGGTTTTACTGATAATTAACTACTGAAAGAAGGGAATGGCTCAGAGATCCCCCTTGTTCACGTAATGAATTGGGTACCAATGAAGTTGGATCAGAGATCAATCTGGCTAAGTGGCACAATTTGATTGGTTCAACTAGTTAAATTGGTGCTCGTTGAACATGAATCATTTGAACCAGGTAACTTATTTAAGTAAAATCAGACTGAATATATACTTGTCCACAGTAGGACTGATTGAACTGACAGCTTTGGTCTGTGGTTCCCAACATTGACTTTCAAGTGCTATGggaatagtttttattttcctcCCTTTTCATATTCAGGATGTATTTTGCCATGAGATAAACAATCTTTTTGTTTATAGTAAGCAATTTGCAATCTTTTCTGACAGATAGCATGTTATTTTCTTGATTTAGTCAGGAAAACGGTGGATCTTGATCCTTATTCACCGCCTCGAGAGCTTCTTCAGATACTTCCTCCCAAATCATCTATTAGAGGGTCAGATTGTGGTCCACAGATTGGACCTAATAACCCAAAATTTGCATTGGTATGTTGTTAGAGGCATTTGTCTCTCTGCCCcttaccttttatttatttcttctttatttaattatataatcattcagctagttaaaatttaaaacttactTGCAGCTGAACTATGTCTGCTTATGGTCCTTCTGACAGGGAATGCAAGCTCTTTTGGATCTCATTTTTGCAGTTGAGGGGTCTGTCTCGGAAGCTGCAAAGTATCTTGggtatttgatatttttattaagtatgAGTTTCTTGGGCTGTTTTCAAGCACATGGACCTCGTTGGTTACTGTGATCGTGGCATtcaagatttataatttttttatttagaggGTTACTTTTGGGGTGAACAAATGCCTATTACTACTTATGTGAATAATTGTTACTACTTTCTAATGAATATATGCTCAAAGATTTTATGATTGGTACACAAGTTGACAAAGAAAAGACACAGCAGTTTCACTATTCTCGTTTAACTGAAATATTTGCCCTTTTATTCTAGGCTAACGTGagatgtttattttaattactggCCTACctattaatttgttaaaaacttttctttaattgttttgttgtttattaATTCTATTGCAGGTTATCCACAGGGGCACTGTCTCGGTTAATCCTATCTGATGATTCACTTAGAAAGGAAGTAAATGATCTGCGGGCATCAAAGGTATACCTTGTGAGAGATTCTCTTGAACGATACCTGTACTTTATCTAATCACGtaatactttatttaataagTGGTTACATAAAATGAAATGCATTTCAGATGGGATTGTTAGCACCCAATTCCCGATTAGGAAAAATAAGGAGCGGCCCAAGGAATCAAGTGGGCAAGCCCCTGTTAGCTACTAATTAGGCCTTTATACTTGATTAGACCATGTTAGTAAAAGAGTAAAAGTGTAAAACTGCTAAACTCAGTTTATTAGTTAGATTGTGAATGCTATCAATAGAGGCCAGGACATGTAAAGTGAGTTAGTTAATCAATGAGTTTTTTGGGTGGGAGAGACTAGATTCTTGAACTCACGGAGGCTTTTGTAGCAACACATTCTTGCTCATCTTCACTTTGGATCCCACTGATTTAGTAGGAGAAAAATATTCAATCTCTACGTTTTGAAACAGTGTGTATCAAGGACCTGTTTTTATGATATGTTCAGATTAAAATATGCACAATAAACTGTTTTTCTCATAacaatatgtaaatattatatgttgtaattttctttctatttgttAGGAGACGAGAGAGTTGGATATGATTGACGTGGGTAGTTACAATCTCGATAGAAATTCTGTTATAAATGATACATTGTATATCAATTGGTTatcttaaaatttgaattttggcCTATTAACTGTGAGAACTCTAATACTTCAACTTATACCAAAGACTAAAATATTTACGGATGATTTGATAATGATTGTATGCAAGCAACTTGATAGGTCCAACAATAATCACTAAGATAGATGTTGATATCATTTCATAATTAAGTTTAAGTCTAATTTGCATATGCTGCTTTAGTCTCCGTTGATCTTGTGATCTTCAACAGGTTATGTAAGGTTGTCTTCAAACAATCTGTTTAAAGTTTTTGAAGCTTTTGACAGAAACCAGTTGTCTGATTTTTTCTGTGAGAAGCTGATATTGTATGTGCTGTAACATGTGTTCATTTACATTTTGCTAGGGGCTTTTTTCTGTACAAAATTTTGTATTAGATTCATTAATCAATAGTTTGCATAGAAGGATATTATTGGGTGATTGATTGATTTTTACACCTGGAGAAATTAGTTTTTAGCTTGATATAGCTTCGatcctaatttttaaaatccttgGAAATCTTGTAATTAATTGGGGGAGACTTGCACAAAATTAAATGTAGGTAGAAACTGTTTGAAGATGAGTATCTTTCACACTTCAAGTTCAAGCATCAAATATGG
Coding sequences:
- the LOC106763051 gene encoding uncharacterized protein LOC106763051 isoform X1, with the translated sequence MAHRTLFRPTFILTLHKMPISVSYRSFRPSQQQPFSFLNAHRIPLPATARTTSNTHTHLWCSNFGTNTTIEGSEKCYLYLTDDDLMRQCEMDTFKASGPGGQHRNKRESAVRLKHLPTGIIAQASEDRSQHKNRASALNRLRSLIALKVRKTVDLDPYSPPRELLQILPPKSSIRGSDCGPQIGPNNPKFALGMQALLDLIFAVEGSVSEAAKYLGLSTGALSRLILSDDSLRKEVNDLRASKGMKPLK
- the LOC106763037 gene encoding alpha-ketoglutarate-dependent dioxygenase alkB homolog 6, coding for MEEKENLGHYKVGSLPTLFYVPDFITDSDQSLLLNNIYEAPASKWKMLKNRRLQNWGGVVHEKGLLPQVLPPWLTNLTQKIYDESGLFPSAMNHVLINEYQHNQGIMPHQDGPAYFPVVAILSLGSPVVMDFTPHARFKQDSQDDIEKDSDFEIGKDKWLDDHHPFSVLLMPRSLLIFKDKAYSDYLHGIKDCTLHCYNGAVNETEALKYKESDRDLFNLENALDTTGKEEYKNISRTSNRVSLTCRLVPKVHKNLFRL
- the LOC106763051 gene encoding uncharacterized protein LOC106763051 isoform X2 — protein: MAHRTLFRPTFILTLHKMPISVSYRSFRPSQQQPFSFLNAHRIPLPATARTTSNTHTHLWCSNFGTNTTIEGSEKCYLYLTDDDLMRQCEMDTFKASGPGGQHRNKRESAVRLKHLPTGIIAQASEDRSQHKNRASALNRLRSLIALKVRKTVDLDPYSPPRELLQILPPKSSIRGSDCGPQIGPNNPKFALLNYVCLWSF